From the Castor canadensis chromosome 9, mCasCan1.hap1v2, whole genome shotgun sequence genome, one window contains:
- the Il15 gene encoding interleukin-15 has translation MRISKPYLRSPSIQCYLCLLLNSHFLAEAGIHVFIFGCIGAGLPKTEANWHDVISDLKRIEDLIQAMHIDATLYTESDFHPSCKVTAMKCFLLELRVILHESRDGDINDTVRNLIILANSSLSSNGNITESGCKECEELEEKNIKEFLQSFVHIVQMFINPS, from the exons ATGAGAATTTcg AAACCATATTTGAGAAGTCCTTCCATCCAATGCTACTTGTGTTTACTTCTAAACAGTCATTTTTTAGCTGAGGCTGGCATTCATGTCTTCATTTTTGG CTGTATCGGTGCAGGTCTTCCTAAAACAGAGGCCAACTGGCATGATGTAATAAGTGATTTGAAAAGAATTGAAGATCTTATTCAA GCTATGCATATTGATGCTACTTTGTATACTGAGAGTGACTTTCAT CCCAGTTGCAAAGTAACAGCTATGAAGTGCTTTCTCCTGGAGTTACGAGTTATTTTACATGAGTCCAGAGATGGGGACATTAACGATACAGTAAGAAATCTGATCATCCTAGCAAACAGCAGTTTATCTTCTAATGGG AACATAACAGAATCTGGATGCAAAGAATGTGaggaactggaagaaaaaaatattaaagaatttttGCAGAGTTTTGTACATATTGTACAAATGTTCATCAACCCTTCGTGA